One genomic window of Gossypium hirsutum isolate 1008001.06 chromosome D11, Gossypium_hirsutum_v2.1, whole genome shotgun sequence includes the following:
- the LOC107963072 gene encoding uncharacterized protein, translating to MEKLTDSERIELNKSNLRRTIDEIQDQASSVLLLNLQWKDVEKVLDSAQSSVEERLKEVISKEHEMNERANRLEKEIERKEKLVKDQFETLKVKEEELGRQFRDLELGNKFYEERLREVELKQKQLEELKLKEEEFVSKEKAFEKRCRVFELEKKELERRRKDLEFSVKHCKEVKLMEKSVKDKLLEVGVKEKYLEKCMSEYELKEKQFGLKKKRFGEHCVQFEMEERDFKERRRDLEVNVKQYEQLYKRLGVTEKWVQKQLGVIERKEEEFELRERDLRQRRRDFEFSQNCLQKDLKDLKFKSEQFEERFREATLMENSLKTRFQELKEKEEQFRLKMNHFEQRSRDFAKKETSLEKGYQDLEAKQKHNEECLRKIKLKEKQKEESSEELARKHKLQFEDLEYKVKQHDQRFMELKLKEKLVNDQFEQIEDKEQQLRSKEKQFEQCLKEYELKETCLELRYQEIEAEEKHYDECLRKVELREKEIEEISAKHKKKHEQQSHDLEFNVKKCEERFKDLEAREKKLAEWSKELERNSLASALHPQVKVNEAAGSLLAKYSVDHSSPAHLRFCVSMDGKDLQMFLNGRWKEHGSIGNEIAMALKLSGDPAKLVLDAMEGFYPPHLSKGDIDFEGDVARRSCILLLEQLMKFSPEIKPNVRKEAVKLAFDWITKLRVESGHELEVLGFLWLLASFQLGDAFDTDELVNFLVFVAQHIQTPELFKVLGLGDKITGFIRTLVEKKQHMEAIRFIYAFEQVNEFPPVPVLKDFINHSKVEAKRIFRKGKNTPEARNEANIKRIADARAVVQCIKDHKLEYDYLPHKLKSLKNLIAFLEKENASRSLTSPEANPALCTAPVTQIPSQQDVGVKGPQEFIATEISGAAPIGATATVSSKKMASKHLKRSKQAMPREPGTSRNANKNRWGKSVEESDESWEIGSETETETEDTLGQEDWGNNSGLSSKANAGHSPRRSSRKKHHIYDEKLLIDDDACVSSPCKRFKVAAAPKTKEEKVGDHGTKKDSSVGRTVKNGESRGKEEETVKKTHKVSAANCGSESGAENPSPEVIEYPDPQFSDFESQSAESGFAVNQVWAMYDPLDGMPRFYGRIKKVFNPGFNLRITWLEADPDEENEQNWVDLDLPVSCGYYRNGFTETCVDRLVFSHRIDPIKKFSKCFFVYPKKGETWALFKDWDIKWASNPENRKRSYEYDFVEVVTDFDDVIGVKVAHLGKVKGFISIFRQTARYGVISFYVSSQELYRFSHQVPSFRMSGNEREDVPVGSIELDPAALPTNLDELLDPAEDMQME from the exons ATGGAGAAGTTAACTGATTCAGAACGCATTGAGTTGAACAAATCCAATCTGCGACGAACTATTGACGAGATTCAAGACCAGGCTTCTTCCGTTCTTTTACTTAATCTTCAATGGAAAGATGTGGAGAAAGTTTTGGATTCCGCTCAGAGTTCTGTCGAAGAACGACTCAAGGAAGTGATTTCAAAAGAACATGAGATGAACGAACGTGCTAACAGGCTCGAAAAGGAGATTGAAAGGAAAGAGAAATTGGTTAAAGACCAGTTTGAAACGCTTAAGGTTAAAGAGGAGGAATTAGGGAGGCAATTTAGGGATTTGGAGTTGGGAAACAAGTTTTACGAAGAAAGGTTAAGAGAAGTTGAGTTAAAGCAAAAGCAACTTGAAGAGCTTAAACTGAAAGAGGAGGAGTTTGTGTCGAAGGAGAAGGCTTTTGAGAAGCGTTGTAGAGTGTTCGAGTTAGAGAAGAAAGAACTTGAACGGCGTCGCAAAGATCTCGAATTTAGTGTAAAacattgtaaagaagttaaattgATGGAGAAATCAGTAAAAGATAAGTTGCTGGAAGTTGGGGTGAAAGAGAAATATTTGGAGAAGTGCATGAGTGAGTACGAGTTGAAAGAAAAGCAATTTGGGTTGAAAAAGAAGAGATTTGGGGAGCATTGTGTGCAGTTTGAGATGGAAGAAAGGGATTTCAAGGAACGTCGTAGAGATCTTGAAGTTAATGTAAAACAATACGAGCAGTTATATAAGAGGCTTGGAGTAACAGAGAAGTGGGTGCAAAAGCAGTTGGGAGTTATTGAAAGGAAAGAAGAGGAATTTGAGCTGAGAGAGAGGGATCTCAGGCAGCGACGTAGGGACTTTGAGTTTTCACAGAATTGTCTTCAGAAAGATCTTAAAGATCTAAAATTCAAGTCTGAGCAATTTGAGGAGAGATTCAGAGAGGCTACGTTAATGGAAAATTCGTTAAAAACTCGGTTTCAGGAGCTTAAGGAGAAAGAAGAGCAATTTAGATTGAAAATGAATCATTTTGAGCAGCGTTCTAGAGATTTTGCAAAGAAGGAGACTTCTCTTGAAAAGGGTTATCAAGATCTTGAAGCAAAACAGAAACATAATGAAGAGtgcttgagaaaaataaaattgaaagagaaGCAAAAAGAAGAATCATCCGAGGAACTGGCGAGAAAACATAAATTACAATTCGAAGATCTTGAATATAAAGTTAAGCAGCATGACCAGAGGTTCATGGAGCTGAAGCTTAAGGAGAAGTTGGTTAATGATCAGTTTGAACAGATTGAGGACAAAGAGCAACAGCTTCGTTCGAAAGAGAAGCAATTTGAGCAGTGTTTAAAAGAATATGAGTTAAAAGAAACATGTCTTGAGCTGCGATATCAGGAAATTGAAGCAGAAGAGAAGCACTATGATGAATGTTTGAGAAAAGTTGAACTAAGAGAGAAGGAGATTGAAGAAATATCtgcaaaacataaaaaaaagcaTGAACAACAGTCCCACGATCTTGAGTTCAATGTTAAAAAGTGTGAGGAGCGGTTCAAAGATCTTGAAGCAAGGGAGAAGAAACTTGCAGAATGGTCTAAAGAACTTGAAAGGAATAGTCTTGCTTCCGCCCTGCATCCTCAAGTGAAAGTAAATGAAGCAGCAGGTAGTTTGTTGGCTAAATATTCCGTAGATCATTCTTCACCAGCACATCTTCGGTTTTGCGTTAGTATGGATGGAAAGGATTTGCAGATGTTCCTAAATGGGCGCTGGAAAGAGCATGGTTCGATAGGTAATGAAATTGCTATGGCTCTTAAACTTTCAGGAGACCCTGCAAAGCTTGTCTTGGATGCAATGGAAGGGTTTTACCCTCCACACTTGAGTAAGGGAGACATAGATTTTGAAGGGGATGTTGCTAGAAGAAGTTGCATTCTCTTGTTAGAGCAATTGATGAAATTTTCACCTGAAATTAAGCCTAACGTTAGAAAAGAAGCTGTGAAGCTTGCATTTGATTGGATAACAAAACTGAGAGTTGAATCTGGCCATGAATTGgaggttttgggttttctgtggCTTTTAGCCTCTTTCCAATTGGGAGATGCTTTTGATACTGATGAGCTTGTTAACTTTTTGGTTTTTGTTGCTCAACATATTCAAACTCCTGAATTGTTCAAGGTTCTTGGTTTGGGAGATAAGATCACTG GTTTCATAAGAACGCTTGTCGAAAAGAAGCAGCATATGGAGGCAATTAGATTTATTTATGCTTTTGAACAGGTTAATGAGTTCCCACCGGTACCTGTGTTGAAAGATTTCATCAATCATTCTAAGGTTGAAGCTAAAAGAATTTTTAGGAAGGGGAAAAACACCCCTGAAGCACGG AATGAGGCAAACATCAAAAGAATAGCTGATGCGAGAGCTGTTGTCCAATGCATTAAAGATCATAAGCTTGAATACGATTACCTACCCCATAAGCTTAAGAGCCTTAAGAATTTAATTGCCtttcttgaaaaagaaaatgcaaGCAGAAGTCTTACCTCCCCAGAAGCTAACCCTGCCCTTTGCACTGCTCCGGTGACTCAGATCCCATCACAGCAAGATGTTGGTGTTAAGGGACCACAAGAGTTCATAGCTACAGAAATTTCTGGAGCTGCCCCTATTGGTGCCACAGCCACTGTTTCCTCTAAGAAAATGGCTTCTAAGCATCTGAAAAGGTCAAAACAAG CGATGCCCAGAGAGCCAGGAACTTCAAGAAATGCGAACAAGAATAGATGGGGGAAGTCAGTAGAGGAATCTGATGAAAGTTGGGAGATCGGTAGtgaaactgaaactgaaactgaaGATACTCTTGGTCAGGAAGATTGGGGAAATAATAGTGGACTGAGTTCAAAAGCAAATGCGGGTCATTCTCCTAGGAGATCTTCAAGGAAAAAACATCATATTTATGACGAAAAGTTgttgattgatgatgatgcttGTGTAAGCTCTCCTTGTAAGAGATTCAAGGTAGCTGCAGCACCAAAAACCAAGGAGGAAAAGGTGGGTGATCATGGAACTAAAAAGGATAGTTCAGTTGGCCGTACGGTCAAAAATGGAGAGTCTAGAGGGAAGGAAGAGGAAACTGTCAAGAAGACTCATAAAGTGTCCGCGGCTAATTGTGGTTCAGAATCAGGTGCAGAGAACCCATCTCCTGAGGTGATTGAATATCCTGATCCACAGTTCAGTGATTTTGAGAGCCAGAGTGCAGAGAGTGGTTTTGCTGTTAATCAAGTATGGGCTATGTATGATCCATTGGATGGCATGCCAAGATTTTATGGCCGGATCAAGAAGGTGTTCAATCCTGGCTTCAACCTACGAATTACATGGCTAGAGGCTGATCCAGATGAGGAAAATGAGCAAAATTGGGTTGATTTGGATCTGCCTGTTTCTTGTGGTTATTACCGCAATGGGTTCACAGAGACATGTGTAGATCGTCTAGTGTTCTCTCATCGGATTGATCCCATaaaaaaattcagtaaatgcTTCTTCGTGTATCCTAAAAAAGGGGAAACTTGGGCTCTCTTCAAAGACTGGGATATTAAATGGGCTTCAAATCCAGAAAACCGTAAACGCTCATACGAGTATGATTTTGTTGAGGTAGTCACTGATTTTGACGACGTAATCGGCGTTAAGGTAGCTCATTTGGGCAAAGTGAAAGGGTTTATCAGTATTTTCCGACAAACTGCACGATATGGGGTTATCTCTTTTTATGTGTCATCACAGGAGCTGTATAGGTTTTCGCATCAAGTTCCATCATTCAGGATGAGTGGCAATGAAAGAGAAGATGTTCCTGTGGGTTCAATTGAGTTGGATCCTGCTGCTCTTCCCACCAACCTTGATGAGTTGCTTGATCCTGCAGAAGACATGCAGATGGAATGA